The following proteins are co-located in the uncultured Tolumonas sp. genome:
- a CDS encoding efflux RND transporter permease subunit has translation MRPDLGLAGRIARQFLHSPITPLLAIVGLLLGIAAVLVTPKEEEPQIEVTFADIYIPFPGASPQEVEQLVTLPAEQVLSEMKDIDTLYSFSQPGGAMLIVAFKVGKPRQQALVDLYNQLASNKDWLPAGLGVGEPLVKPRAIDDVPILNLTLWSKQADITAEQLTQIAHGLETELKRLPGTRQIQTVGRHDRVVQVTIDPAKLNVFGLNWPQISQVLKSANQQQNNLSLTQDNQQISLQIDEFLGSADDVGQLIISSQQGHPVYLADVATIKDGADVPSANVWMSQQGKIYPAVTLAIAKQPGVNAVDLSRAVSARVAQVYNILIPQGVEVSLTRDYGQTANEKANKLISKLIFATSAVVILVWLSMGWREAAVVGSAIVLTLAMTLFASWAWGFTLNRISLFALIFSIGILVDDAIVVVENIHRHQQAGGNWKEAIPQAVDEVGGPTILATLTVIAALLPMAFVSGMMGPYMSPIPINASTGMLISLAVAFIVTPWLALHLLKSHHNTASTSEHKATGLLRRILGSFLLGKYAKKARRKLALVVGLLVLGSLALPVLELVVLKMLPFDNKSEFQVMVDLPEGTPLEQTQALLQQLAHEAEQIPEVTSVQIYAGTSAPINFNGLVRHYFMRQSAELGDLQVNLQGKHERERSSHQIARDARERLAPLAEKTGATLKVVEIPPGPPVWSPILAEVYGPTQAMREQAALQIQDTFKNTADIVDIDVDVPAQQQHWQIMIDRARAARLGIAEAAIRQTLAGALNGEDVSYLHVPDQKYAKPIRLRLEDGEKVDLLGVLSLTLPAATGKAIALSELVQVNKTNKPHSIMHKNMQPMVMVTADMAGKLDSPLYGMAEIAGTLRDKHPAWQQSLIGQPDGLSGVAIKWDGEWKITYETFRDMGIAYSVGILLIYFLVVAQFNSYSVPLIIMAPIPLTLVGVMPGHAIIGAPFTATSMIGMIALAGIIVRNSILLVDFVNQQRAAGVELAEAVINSGVVRAKPIMLTALAAMIGATFILDDPIFSGLAISLLFGLFASTVLTLVVIPVLYFLYLARKEESKTVN, from the coding sequence ATGCGCCCTGATCTTGGCCTCGCCGGGCGGATCGCCCGTCAGTTCCTGCATTCCCCCATCACGCCGTTGTTGGCTATCGTCGGTTTACTGTTAGGTATTGCCGCAGTGTTGGTGACGCCGAAAGAGGAAGAACCGCAGATCGAGGTAACGTTCGCCGATATCTATATCCCTTTTCCCGGTGCCAGCCCGCAGGAAGTGGAACAGTTGGTGACGTTGCCTGCCGAGCAGGTGTTATCGGAAATGAAAGATATCGACACCCTGTATTCGTTCTCGCAACCCGGTGGCGCGATGTTGATCGTGGCATTCAAAGTGGGGAAACCACGTCAGCAAGCATTAGTCGATCTGTATAACCAACTGGCCTCGAATAAAGATTGGTTACCCGCCGGTTTAGGTGTCGGCGAGCCGCTGGTCAAACCGCGTGCTATTGATGATGTGCCGATCTTGAATTTAACGTTATGGAGTAAACAAGCCGACATTACGGCAGAACAGCTCACACAGATAGCGCACGGCTTGGAAACCGAGCTGAAGCGGCTACCCGGCACACGCCAGATCCAGACCGTCGGGCGACATGATAGGGTTGTGCAGGTGACGATTGACCCAGCCAAACTCAATGTATTTGGTTTAAATTGGCCGCAAATTTCACAGGTGTTAAAAAGTGCCAATCAGCAGCAAAACAATCTGTCGCTGACGCAAGATAACCAACAAATAAGCTTACAAATCGATGAGTTTCTTGGTTCTGCTGACGACGTGGGCCAATTGATTATCAGTAGCCAGCAAGGGCATCCGGTGTATCTGGCTGATGTAGCGACAATCAAAGATGGCGCCGATGTGCCAAGCGCCAATGTCTGGATGAGTCAGCAAGGCAAAATCTACCCCGCCGTCACGCTGGCGATCGCCAAGCAACCCGGTGTTAATGCGGTGGATTTAAGCCGTGCAGTCAGTGCGCGGGTGGCACAAGTGTATAATATTTTGATCCCGCAGGGGGTTGAGGTCAGCCTGACGCGCGACTACGGGCAAACGGCGAATGAGAAAGCCAACAAGCTCATCAGTAAACTGATTTTTGCTACCAGCGCAGTGGTCATTTTAGTGTGGCTGAGTATGGGCTGGCGCGAAGCGGCCGTGGTCGGTAGTGCAATTGTGCTAACACTGGCAATGACGCTGTTTGCCTCATGGGCCTGGGGTTTTACCTTAAATCGTATCTCGCTGTTTGCGCTGATTTTTTCCATCGGCATTCTGGTCGATGATGCCATTGTGGTGGTAGAAAACATCCATCGACATCAGCAAGCAGGTGGTAATTGGAAAGAAGCTATTCCGCAGGCGGTGGATGAAGTCGGCGGCCCGACCATTCTGGCAACACTCACGGTGATTGCCGCACTGCTACCGATGGCGTTTGTCAGTGGAATGATGGGCCCCTACATGAGCCCGATCCCGATCAATGCCAGTACAGGGATGCTGATTTCTTTGGCCGTCGCATTCATCGTTACCCCTTGGTTAGCGCTGCATCTGCTGAAATCTCATCACAACACGGCAAGCACATCGGAGCATAAAGCCACCGGGTTGCTGCGCCGCATTCTGGGTTCATTCTTACTTGGTAAGTATGCCAAAAAAGCACGCCGTAAACTGGCGCTAGTGGTCGGTTTGTTGGTGCTAGGGTCGTTAGCGTTACCGGTGTTGGAATTGGTGGTGCTAAAAATGCTGCCGTTCGACAATAAATCCGAGTTTCAGGTGATGGTCGATCTGCCGGAAGGTACACCACTGGAACAAACGCAGGCACTATTACAACAACTGGCGCATGAAGCCGAGCAGATCCCGGAAGTGACCTCAGTGCAGATCTATGCCGGCACATCGGCTCCAATCAATTTTAATGGCTTAGTGCGGCATTATTTTATGCGCCAGTCGGCAGAACTTGGCGATCTACAAGTCAATCTGCAAGGCAAGCATGAACGCGAACGTTCCAGCCATCAGATCGCTCGTGATGCGAGAGAACGGCTAGCACCTTTAGCGGAAAAAACGGGTGCCACACTAAAAGTGGTCGAGATCCCACCCGGCCCGCCGGTGTGGTCGCCGATCCTGGCGGAAGTGTATGGCCCGACACAAGCTATGCGTGAACAGGCCGCCTTACAGATCCAGGATACTTTTAAAAACACCGCCGATATCGTGGATATTGACGTTGATGTCCCTGCGCAACAGCAACATTGGCAGATCATGATTGATCGCGCCCGTGCTGCCCGTCTCGGCATTGCAGAAGCTGCGATCCGGCAAACACTGGCCGGTGCGTTGAACGGCGAAGATGTCAGTTATCTGCATGTGCCCGATCAGAAATATGCCAAGCCGATCCGCCTGCGTTTAGAGGATGGCGAAAAAGTCGATCTGCTCGGTGTGTTAAGTCTGACGCTGCCTGCTGCCACCGGTAAAGCGATTGCCTTGAGTGAATTGGTGCAGGTGAATAAAACCAACAAACCGCACAGCATCATGCACAAAAACATGCAACCGATGGTGATGGTGACTGCCGATATGGCGGGTAAACTCGACAGCCCACTTTATGGTATGGCGGAAATCGCCGGTACATTGCGCGATAAACACCCAGCATGGCAACAGTCGTTAATTGGACAACCGGACGGACTTTCCGGTGTCGCTATCAAGTGGGATGGCGAATGGAAAATTACCTATGAAACCTTCCGTGACATGGGCATCGCCTATTCTGTTGGTATTTTGTTGATCTACTTTCTGGTGGTCGCGCAGTTTAACTCCTACAGCGTACCGCTGATCATCATGGCGCCTATTCCACTGACCTTGGTCGGCGTCATGCCGGGCCATGCCATCATAGGCGCACCTTTCACTGCCACGTCGATGATCGGCATGATTGCACTGGCGGGTATTATCGTACGCAACTCCATCCTGTTGGTTGATTTTGTAAATCAGCAACGCGCGGCGGGCGTGGAACTGGCAGAAGCCGTGATCAACAGCGGTGTGGTGCGGGCAAAACCCATCATGCTGACGGCATTAGCCGCGATGATTGGTGCTACCTTTATTTTAGATGATCCGATTTTTAGCGGTCTGGCCATCAGCCTGCTGTTTGGGTTGTTTGCTTCGACCGTGCTGACACTGGTCGTGATCCCGGTGCTGTATTTTCTCTATTTGGCACGAAAAGAAGAATCAAAGACAGTAAATTAG
- a CDS encoding NifB/NifX family molybdenum-iron cluster-binding protein yields MITAIPMNKDHVASHFTKADSFVFLDDNGQILGERINPALDANCAGKSQLLALLKAENAQRIIVRNIGERMLGKLLESQFDVFQTQCGRQSATELSSEKANLLTQLTSPSQGRQSLHFEEKKASGGCGCQHGETHECHHQHDHSEQQRCCHKKHDAEHFSVQEKLCCRSV; encoded by the coding sequence ATGATCACCGCTATTCCGATGAACAAGGACCACGTTGCTAGCCATTTTACCAAGGCCGACAGTTTTGTTTTTTTAGATGACAATGGTCAGATTTTAGGAGAAAGGATTAATCCTGCTTTAGACGCAAATTGCGCAGGCAAAAGTCAGTTATTAGCTCTGCTAAAAGCAGAAAATGCTCAACGTATTATCGTTAGAAACATTGGTGAGCGCATGCTAGGCAAGCTGCTGGAAAGCCAGTTTGATGTATTTCAAACCCAGTGTGGCCGGCAGAGTGCTACTGAATTGAGTAGCGAAAAAGCCAATTTACTAACTCAACTTACTAGCCCGTCACAGGGGCGCCAATCACTGCATTTCGAAGAGAAAAAAGCATCTGGCGGCTGTGGTTGTCAGCATGGTGAGACGCATGAATGCCATCATCAGCATGATCATTCAGAGCAACAACGCTGTTGTCATAAAAAACACGACGCAGAACATTTCTCGGTACAAGAAAAACTCTGCTGTCGTTCAGTGTAA
- a CDS encoding carboxymuconolactone decarboxylase family protein, with protein sequence MAKSYKQINQEQRQFGSAYRKESPDTMNAFLALHKAAMIDGAVSIKHKELIATGIAIAARCDGCIGSHVAAALKAGATKQELVETIDVAVLMGGGPAVIYGTQALAAVEELSAE encoded by the coding sequence ATGGCTAAAAGTTACAAACAAATCAATCAAGAACAACGTCAATTTGGCTCTGCTTATCGTAAAGAAAGCCCTGATACCATGAATGCATTTTTGGCATTACATAAAGCCGCGATGATTGATGGTGCCGTCAGTATTAAGCACAAGGAATTGATTGCAACGGGTATTGCAATTGCGGCCCGTTGTGATGGTTGCATTGGTTCGCATGTTGCGGCTGCGTTGAAAGCGGGCGCCACCAAACAAGAATTAGTTGAAACGATCGATGTTGCTGTATTGATGGGCGGAGGTCCGGCAGTAATTTATGGTACTCAGGCACTGGCCGCTGTTGAGGAATTGTCAGCTGAGTAG
- a CDS encoding TOBE domain-containing protein — MKRKKEILPYLERLRDETKIPIIYVSHAPDEVARLADHLVLMKEGNVIANGPLQETLHRADLADFFAEEAGVVINAIIGLNDKQDHLSRLDFSGGHLWVNQSTHQVGKHLRCRIMARDVSLLSEKQSNTSILNLVSVQIISITETVVPGNMLIRLNANGAILLALITQRSCRALALKIEMQVWAQIKTVSILG; from the coding sequence ATGAAAAGGAAAAAAGAAATATTACCCTATCTGGAGCGTTTGCGGGATGAAACCAAAATTCCTATCATCTATGTCAGTCACGCACCTGATGAGGTTGCAAGATTAGCGGATCATCTGGTTTTAATGAAAGAAGGAAATGTCATTGCCAATGGGCCATTACAAGAAACATTACATCGAGCTGATCTGGCTGATTTTTTCGCAGAAGAAGCCGGTGTAGTGATCAATGCTATTATCGGACTGAATGATAAGCAGGATCACCTGAGCCGACTTGATTTTTCAGGTGGGCACCTTTGGGTTAATCAATCAACACATCAGGTCGGGAAACACTTACGATGTCGGATCATGGCCAGAGATGTAAGCTTATTATCAGAAAAACAATCAAATACAAGTATTTTGAATTTAGTCTCTGTTCAGATAATTAGCATTACAGAAACGGTTGTTCCGGGAAATATGCTTATCCGGTTAAATGCCAACGGGGCAATTTTACTTGCATTAATCACACAGCGATCTTGCCGGGCACTGGCATTAAAAATAGAAATGCAGGTGTGGGCACAAATTAAGACCGTGTCTATTCTTGGCTAA
- a CDS encoding SDR family NAD(P)-dependent oxidoreductase — translation MSIIFVTGSTQGLGRATAEHLIAQGHQVVLHARSAERVASLTEIQSKAFGVVVGDLSEISGIDQIAEQVNKIGKMNAVIHNAGIYASEMSLNSDGYSSTLMVNTLAPYLLTAQIQQPERLIYLSSSMHYDGNASLQDIEWKLRCWNGSAAYSDSKLFVTTLALTVARKWPHVQSHAVDPGWVPTRMGGPNAPDDLKMGYLTQAWLAVAAASEIGNNDGYWHYHQRLAPHQSASKIQFQEALMAKLAELTGIKLF, via the coding sequence ATGAGTATCATTTTTGTTACTGGCAGTACGCAAGGTCTTGGTCGAGCAACCGCAGAACATTTAATCGCACAAGGTCATCAGGTTGTACTTCATGCTCGCTCAGCAGAACGAGTGGCCAGCCTCACCGAAATACAATCCAAGGCGTTTGGTGTGGTAGTCGGTGATCTCAGCGAGATATCCGGAATTGATCAGATTGCAGAGCAGGTGAATAAAATCGGGAAAATGAATGCGGTGATCCACAATGCCGGTATTTATGCTTCTGAGATGTCACTGAATTCTGATGGCTACTCCAGCACATTGATGGTGAATACGCTTGCTCCCTATCTGTTAACTGCTCAGATCCAACAACCGGAGCGTTTGATATATCTGAGCAGCAGTATGCATTATGACGGAAATGCATCATTGCAGGATATTGAATGGAAATTGCGTTGTTGGAATGGTAGTGCTGCTTATTCCGACAGCAAATTATTTGTCACAACGCTTGCGCTGACTGTAGCTCGTAAGTGGCCTCATGTACAGAGTCACGCCGTTGATCCAGGCTGGGTTCCAACCCGAATGGGAGGGCCTAATGCACCAGATGATCTGAAAATGGGTTATTTGACACAAGCTTGGCTTGCCGTTGCAGCAGCTTCTGAAATCGGCAATAACGATGGCTACTGGCATTACCATCAGAGACTAGCGCCCCACCAATCGGCATCAAAAATTCAATTTCAAGAAGCGCTGATGGCAAAATTAGCTGAGCTAACCGGGATTAAATTATTTTAA
- a CDS encoding PaaI family thioesterase, with product MNIYQACLQSHANCVVCSDGVQNPHSLQLKFTSSADNKVTAYYRVDEKHQGYTNLLHGGIASTLLDAAMTHCLLSQGIEALTAELNIRFHVPVLVGDSVEVIGRLLNQRRGIYLLEASLLVAKQVCVKATGKFIQPKGRVIHRELSV from the coding sequence ATGAATATCTATCAGGCATGTCTGCAAAGTCATGCAAATTGCGTTGTCTGTAGCGACGGAGTTCAAAATCCACATTCACTACAGCTCAAGTTCACATCCTCGGCAGATAACAAAGTGACCGCATATTATCGGGTTGATGAAAAACATCAGGGATACACCAATTTATTGCATGGAGGCATTGCTAGTACGTTGCTTGATGCTGCGATGACACACTGTTTGTTATCCCAAGGCATTGAAGCTCTAACAGCCGAACTAAATATACGTTTTCATGTACCGGTTTTGGTTGGCGATTCTGTAGAAGTCATTGGGCGTTTATTGAATCAGCGTCGAGGAATTTATTTGCTGGAAGCCAGCTTGTTGGTAGCAAAACAGGTTTGCGTTAAAGCTACTGGAAAATTCATTCAGCCTAAAGGGAGAGTGATCCATCGTGAGTTGTCAGTTTGA
- a CDS encoding efflux RND transporter periplasmic adaptor subunit, whose protein sequence is MRCLSILLIFASFIVHAEAVVSDTLPVTLSAVPEWFVMDARVEPIDQGTVSAQTSGRVSAISVDVNDVVPSGHLLVEITNTSQTAGQDQAKAAVKAAEVRYNDAERQRLRLVDLVKKGSVSRREYDSAATEAQAAASVLKQARAELVQAGENLGFTRIVAPYAGVVSARHVSLGETVNPGQPLLSGYAFENMRVVASLPARYVAQLKETTPLQITFPDGQVITLPQHQLYQFADPTSHSFTLRANLPKQTTPIWRNGSWVKLAMPLDSKPKLLIPENAVLRQNELSAVYLAEKNGFVLRQVRLGRHYNGQIEILAGLNAGDVIAKDAYAVIAQQGGQYAP, encoded by the coding sequence ATGCGATGTCTTTCGATCCTGCTTATTTTTGCTTCTTTTATTGTTCATGCTGAAGCGGTGGTATCTGACACCTTGCCAGTAACATTATCAGCAGTACCTGAATGGTTTGTCATGGACGCCAGAGTAGAGCCGATTGATCAAGGAACGGTTTCAGCGCAAACCAGCGGGCGGGTGAGCGCCATCAGCGTCGATGTGAATGATGTGGTGCCCAGTGGTCATCTGTTAGTTGAAATCACCAACACCTCACAAACCGCCGGACAAGACCAAGCCAAAGCGGCAGTAAAAGCGGCGGAAGTGCGTTATAACGATGCCGAACGGCAACGGTTACGACTGGTTGATTTAGTCAAAAAAGGCTCGGTTTCCCGCCGCGAATACGACAGTGCCGCCACGGAAGCGCAAGCTGCCGCCAGTGTGCTCAAGCAAGCGCGAGCTGAACTGGTTCAAGCTGGCGAAAATCTCGGTTTTACCCGTATTGTTGCCCCGTATGCCGGTGTAGTTTCCGCCCGGCATGTGTCATTAGGTGAAACGGTCAACCCCGGCCAGCCGTTACTCAGCGGTTATGCCTTCGAAAATATGCGCGTGGTGGCTTCGCTGCCGGCACGTTACGTTGCGCAGTTGAAAGAAACGACACCGCTACAAATCACTTTTCCTGATGGTCAGGTCATTACGCTGCCGCAGCATCAGCTGTATCAGTTCGCTGATCCGACCAGCCACAGCTTTACTTTACGGGCTAATTTGCCGAAACAAACCACGCCGATCTGGCGTAATGGCAGTTGGGTGAAATTAGCCATGCCATTAGACAGCAAGCCGAAGCTGCTGATCCCGGAAAATGCGGTGTTACGGCAAAACGAGTTATCAGCCGTGTATCTGGCGGAAAAAAATGGCTTTGTGTTACGGCAAGTGCGGTTAGGCCGTCACTATAACGGACAAATCGAGATCCTTGCTGGGTTGAACGCCGGTGACGTGATTGCCAAAGATGCCTATGCCGTTATCGCGCAGCAGGGAGGCCAATATGCGCCCTGA
- a CDS encoding DUF2892 domain-containing protein: protein MTIDKAVRALAGTMVLLSVALTYWVSPWFVLLTLFVGANLLQSAFTGFCPAESVFRKMGLK from the coding sequence ATGACTATAGATAAAGCGGTTCGAGCCCTAGCCGGCACCATGGTATTACTCTCCGTTGCATTAACTTATTGGGTCAGCCCATGGTTCGTGCTGTTGACTCTTTTTGTCGGCGCTAATTTGTTACAAAGCGCTTTTACCGGGTTCTGCCCAGCTGAAAGCGTTTTTAGAAAAATGGGACTAAAGTGA
- a CDS encoding MalY/PatB family protein — protein MSFNFDNIITRRNSGSYKWDSTDDPKSLPMWVADMDFKTAPVIIDALEQRVRHGIFGYTKKVPDEYFSATQTWFATRHRFDIHREWILYTSGVVPALSAILRAVTAPGDKVLIQTPVYNCFYSSIRNMGCEFLENPLIQIDGRFEMDFTDLEQKAALPGVKVLLLCNPHNPVGRAWTANELRRLGEICQRHHVLVISDEIHCDLVFPHHQHQPYATLGADFLAQSITCLSPSKTFNIAGLQIANIVVSDPALRRQVDKALNIHEVCDVNPFGVTATIAAYTKGAEWLEALRDYLYENYQLVSNFLNKELPELKLTKQDATYLAWIDCRALNIKSTMIAEHLSEEVHLLINEGTLYGEAGEGFIRLNIACPRQILTEGLIRLKTGLNSLASSGKALS, from the coding sequence ATGAGCTTTAATTTTGACAATATAATCACAAGACGAAATAGTGGGTCCTATAAATGGGACTCCACGGATGATCCAAAATCGTTACCCATGTGGGTTGCTGACATGGACTTCAAAACAGCCCCTGTCATTATTGATGCGCTGGAACAACGGGTACGTCATGGCATTTTTGGCTATACCAAAAAAGTACCCGACGAATATTTTTCAGCAACACAAACATGGTTTGCTACACGTCATCGGTTCGATATTCATCGAGAATGGATACTCTATACCTCAGGGGTCGTTCCAGCCCTTTCTGCCATTTTGCGTGCCGTCACCGCTCCCGGAGATAAAGTATTAATTCAGACTCCAGTCTATAACTGTTTTTACTCGTCTATCCGTAATATGGGATGCGAATTTCTTGAAAATCCGCTGATACAAATTGATGGTCGATTCGAGATGGACTTTACGGATTTAGAGCAAAAAGCCGCATTACCTGGTGTGAAAGTTTTGCTTTTATGTAATCCGCATAACCCGGTTGGTCGGGCATGGACTGCAAATGAGCTACGTCGCTTAGGCGAAATTTGCCAACGTCATCATGTGTTGGTGATCAGTGATGAGATTCATTGCGATCTGGTATTCCCCCATCATCAGCATCAACCCTACGCCACGCTGGGCGCTGATTTTCTGGCGCAATCTATCACCTGTCTATCACCCAGCAAAACATTCAACATAGCCGGTTTACAGATCGCCAATATCGTGGTTTCAGATCCGGCTCTTCGCCGTCAAGTTGATAAAGCGCTTAATATTCACGAGGTATGTGATGTCAACCCGTTTGGCGTCACGGCAACCATTGCCGCTTATACAAAAGGAGCTGAATGGTTAGAAGCTCTGCGGGATTATCTCTATGAAAACTATCAACTGGTTTCTAATTTTCTCAACAAAGAGTTACCGGAACTCAAGCTGACAAAACAAGATGCGACCTATCTTGCATGGATCGATTGCAGAGCATTAAACATCAAATCAACTATGATTGCTGAACACTTATCAGAAGAAGTGCATCTCTTAATCAATGAAGGCACTCTTTACGGTGAAGCAGGTGAAGGATTTATTCGATTAAATATCGCCTGCCCCAGACAGATTTTAACTGAAGGATTAATACGGCTGAAAACAGGTCTGAATTCATTAGCATCATCTGGCAAAGCACTATCTTGA
- a CDS encoding MBL fold metallo-hydrolase, whose protein sequence is MSCQFELTVICDNYAEEGLLSEHGLSFALRADGKNILFDTGNGETLIHNATKLGIDLANITQLVLSHGHYDHTGGIGELLHHNQHCQIIAHPFVLSERYSHHPAKPARRISMPASIQSELQQLIPTQLKLQSVSSMLNRHVGMTGQIPRISEFEDTGGPFYIDKAAQFVDIIPDDQALWVNTSNGLIIILGCCHSGLVNTIEYIRRLTGNNRVSGIIGGFHLLHASAERINQTLFYLNKLKPDFIYAGHCTGDGVIEILRKNLSEGAVHQLYAGMRIAI, encoded by the coding sequence GTGAGTTGTCAGTTTGAATTAACGGTGATCTGCGATAACTATGCAGAAGAAGGATTACTCTCGGAACATGGTTTATCATTCGCGCTACGCGCGGACGGTAAAAATATACTGTTTGATACTGGCAATGGTGAAACACTGATCCACAATGCAACTAAGCTGGGTATTGATCTGGCTAATATCACCCAGTTAGTGCTTAGTCATGGGCATTACGATCATACGGGGGGAATTGGTGAGTTATTACATCACAATCAGCATTGTCAGATTATCGCGCATCCTTTTGTTTTGTCTGAGCGATACAGCCATCACCCTGCAAAGCCAGCACGACGTATTAGCATGCCAGCGAGTATACAGTCGGAATTACAACAACTCATACCAACGCAGCTAAAGTTGCAGTCCGTTTCTTCTATGCTGAATCGTCATGTTGGTATGACGGGACAAATTCCCCGGATCAGTGAATTTGAAGATACTGGCGGACCTTTTTATATCGATAAAGCGGCTCAGTTTGTTGACATTATTCCGGATGATCAGGCTCTATGGGTGAATACATCTAACGGACTGATAATTATTTTGGGCTGTTGTCATTCAGGTTTAGTCAATACGATCGAATATATCCGTCGTCTTACCGGAAATAATCGTGTTTCAGGCATCATTGGCGGATTTCATCTTCTTCATGCATCAGCTGAACGAATTAATCAGACACTGTTCTATTTAAATAAACTCAAACCCGATTTTATTTATGCCGGGCACTGTACCGGCGATGGTGTTATTGAAATTCTGCGTAAAAACCTGTCAGAGGGTGCTGTGCATCAGCTATATGCGGGCATGCGTATAGCAATTTGA
- a CDS encoding DUF134 domain-containing protein produces MARPKIPRTICGRPADSCFKPNRIPMSQLEQVTLAEDEFEALRLVDLLGMQQQEAAIEMGVSRQTLANVLKSARFKVVDCLTQGKALIMHREEGVNFDDHRYSDEQGPRC; encoded by the coding sequence ATGGCGAGACCTAAAATTCCCAGAACTATTTGCGGTAGACCTGCGGATAGTTGCTTCAAGCCCAATCGCATACCTATGTCTCAACTTGAACAGGTAACATTGGCCGAAGATGAATTTGAGGCATTACGGTTGGTCGACTTGCTGGGAATGCAACAGCAGGAAGCCGCTATTGAAATGGGTGTATCCCGGCAGACATTGGCTAATGTTCTGAAATCAGCCCGCTTTAAAGTGGTGGACTGTTTAACTCAGGGCAAAGCCTTAATTATGCATAGGGAAGAAGGAGTTAACTTTGATGATCACCGCTATTCCGATGAACAAGGACCACGTTGCTAG